Within Aquificaceae bacterium, the genomic segment CACTTCAGAGGTATACAGAGGGCGGGCTTTGCTGTGCTTAAAACCCCCGGCATACCTTCTGTCCTTGTAGAGGTAGGATTTATGACAAACCCGCAGGAAGCTCTTATGATGTCTGACAGAAGCTTTCAGGACAGCTTTGCAAGAGCTCTGTATCTTGCAATTGTAGAATACTTCTTCCCCACCACTCAGAAGCTCACTTCAGTCCAAGAAACTTATGCACCTGCGGGATTACCCTAACTTGATAACCCATCTCCAAGAGTCTTAATTGTATCTCAAGGGCTTTTTGCAGAAAGACCTTTTTATTACCCTCTGGCTGTAGCACTACCACTTCCCTTTGGAGAAAATCAGAAAAATTAAGAAGCACATCAAGGCTTAGCTCTTGGTCTACCACAAACTTAAGCTCCTTTGCATATTGTCTTATCTTTGGATGCACAAACCAGCCTGCAACAGCCTTTGGAGAGCAGGTTATATGAATTTGTGAAGCAAGCTCTTCCATGGCATCCTGCCACAAAGTGCAGTTTGTCTCTATCTGAATGGACTTATCTCTTCTTATTAGCTCTTCCACGAGCAAAGGTAAGGACTCTTCTGTAAAGGGCTCTCCACCAGTTATAACTACATGCTTGTGTGGATACTTTTCAACTTCCTTCATGAGGTCCTTTAAATCTATAGAGGTTTCTCTAAAGGCTAAGGCAGATGGCTGGTCGCACCATGGACATCTAAGATTACAACCCTGCAGTCTGATGAAAAGGCTTGGTGTTCCCACCAAAAGCCCTTCTCCTTGTATGCTTGGGTATATCTCATTGACGCTTATTGAGGCTTTTCTAACTTCACTTCGTAGCATTCTATGATATCACCTACCTTCACATCATTGTAGTCCTTTAGCTTTATTCCACATTCAAAGCCCTTAGCCACCTCTTGCACATCTTCCTTGTATCTTTTTAGGCTCTCTATCTTGCCGTCAAAGACCACAACACCGTTTCTCACAAGCCTTGCCCTTGCGTTTCTAATTATCTTTCCATCAAGCACATAGCATCCAGCAACAGTGCCCACACCCTTTATCTTGAAGGTTGCTCTTACCTCCGCAGTGCCATGGACCACTTCCCTTTCTACGGGTTTTAGCATACCTTTGAGAGCCTTCTTTACGTCCTCTATAACCTCGTATATTATTCCGTAGAGCCTTATTTCCACTTTCTCGGATTCTGCGGTTTCCTTTGCCTTCAAATCTGGACGTGTATTGAATCCTATTATAATTGCACCACTTGCTTTTGCAAGCATCACATCGTTTTCTGTTATGCCACCTACTCCCCCATGTATTATCTTAACCGCAACTTCAGGAGTGGAAAGTTCAGTTAATGACTTTTTAAGAGCCTCCAGAGAACCAATAGTGTCCGCTTTTACTATGAGCTTTAACTCTGTTAGTTCTCCCCCTTGTATCTTCTTAAAAACATCCTCAAGCATAAGACCCTTTGCAACCTTTTCCATCTGTTCCTTTCTAATCCTTCTTTGTTCCGCTATCTGCTTTGCTTTCCTTTCGTCTTCTACCACTTTGAGCTGGTCACCTGCCATGGGAAGCTCTTCAAAACCCAACACCTCGACGGGCATAGATGGTCCTGCCTCTTTGACCCTTCTACCCTTGTCGTCAAACATAGCCCTTACGCGTCCATAGGTAGTCCCAGCCACAAAGATATCCCCAACCCTGAGAGTGCCCTCTTGCACCAAGACCGTTGCTACCACACCCCTTTGTTTGTCAAGCTTGGACTCTATTATAGTTCCCCTTGCTGGCTTATTAGGATTGGCTTTTAACTCAAGCAGTTCCGCCACCAAAAGTATGTATTCAAGCAAGGTATCTACATTCTGCCCCGTCTTTGCAGAAACATCTACAAACACCGTATCACCGCCCCACTCTTCTGGTATTAGTCCAAGCTCAGCAAGTTCTCTCCTTACCCTTTGAGGGTCAGCCTCGGGTTTGTCTATTTTATTGACCGCTACGATTATAGGCACGTTAAAGGCTTTGGCGTGGTTTATGGCTTCCACAGTTTGTGGCATGACACCATCGTCCGCAGCAACCACCAAAACCGCTATGTCCGTAACCTGAGCTCCCCTTGCCCTTAAAGAAGTAAAAGCTTCATGACCCGGTGTATCCAAGAAGGTTATCTTTCTTCCATCTGGCATTTCTACCACCGAGGCACCAATATGCTGGGTTATTCCACCCTTTTCTCTCTCCGCAACCCTTGTCTTTCTTATTGTGTCTAAAAGCGTAGTCTTTCCATGGTCTACGTGTCCCATAACCACCACTACTGGAGGTCTTGGTTCTCCACCTTCTTCAGAAACTTCTATCTCCTCTTCTTCCTTTATTTCCTCCGATTTTATCTCCGCAAGGAATCCAAGGGCTTCCGCCACCTGAAGAGCCACCTCTGAAGGAACAGTTTGGTTTATCGTGGCTAATACTCCCCTTTTGAGAAGCTCAGCCATTATCTGGTTTGGAGGAGTTTTCAGAAGTTCAGCAAGCTCTCTTACTGTAACCACTTCAGGAATTTGAACTATCTTAATTTCCTCTTCTTTTTCTTCCTTCCTTTCCTTCTTCACTGGCTGTTGAAGTTTTTTAAGCATTTGTTCTTCGTCTTTGTTGAGCTTTTCCTTAGGTTGTGTTTTTTGGGACCTTTCCTCTATTCTTTGCTCACGTATTGAAGGCATGGGTGGTGGTGCTGGAACCCTTGCTGGAAAATGTTTCCTTTCTTCTGTCCTTTTTGGTTTTTCCCTATCCTCCAGCTTTTCTCGCTTTGGAGGTGATGCTTCTCTTGTTGACAGTTTTGCTTTTTCATGTGGTCTTCTGTCCCTCTGCCCTCTATCTTTGTATCTTTTCTCCTCCCCTTTTGGCTCAGCTTTTTCCTCTTTTTGCTTCTCTTCTTTGATTGATTCAGAGGCTACAACAGCTTCTTCCTTTTCTACCACTTTACCTCCATTTCCCACTGGTTTCTCCTTAGGAACAGAAAAATGGTCGTAAACTATCTGAAGCTCTTCCTCGTCAAGGTAGGCGAAGTTTCCCTTATCTATACCCCACTCTTTTAGGACTTCTCTTACCTCTTTAACTGAAACACCAAGCTCCTTTGCCACATCTTGAACCCTTAATTTTCCCATAGTTTATAATTATAAGCCTAAAATGTTATCTGTCCTAATCTGCACAAAAAACGAGGAGAAAAACATAGAAAGAGCCATAAAAAGCGTGCAGGGGCTTGCGGATGAGGTTATTGTGGTAGACTCTGGCTCAACGGATAGAACTGTGGAAATTGCCAAAGAGCTGGGGGCAAAGGTTTTTTTTAGAGAATGGAAAGGATACCCAGACCAACTAAACTACGGCATAGGTCTATGCTCCGGAGATTGGGTGTTTGTGCTGGATGCGGATGAGGAAGTTTCCAAAGAGCTAAGGGAAAGCATAGGACAGGTAATCAAAAACCCAAAGCATGATATTTATATGGTTAGCAGACGGACTTATTACTTGGGAGATTTTTTAAAACACGCATGGTATCCCGAGTGGAGGATTAGGCTTTTTCGTAAGGGAAAGGTAAGGTTTGAAGGATTACTCCACGAAAGGGCTATATTTAGCGGTAGTGTAGGAAGGTTAAAGGGAGACCTCTATCATTATTCATACAAAAGTCTAAAAGACCAGTATTTAAAAACGGTGCACTATGCATACACAATGGCGGAAATTATGAAAAGTGAAGGCAAGAGGTTCAGGTTATATAAGCTAATATTCAATCCTCTTTGGCATTTTATTAAGGTATATTTTGTCCAATTGGGTTTTCTTGATGGTCTAAGAGGCTTTATGGTTGCCCTTTCCGCTTTCTTTTATACCTTCCTTAAGTATAAGTTTCTCTACGAGCTTGAGTTAAAGGAAAAGGTTTCCAAGTTATGGTAAGCGTGGTCATACCCGTCTATAACGGAGAGCAATACATAGCACAAGCCATACAGTCAGTGCTGGAGCAGAGCCTAAAGGTTGACGAAATAATAGTTATAGACGATGCGTCAACGGATAGAACAGAGCAGGTAGTAAAGAGTGAATTTTCTCGCTGGGTGCATTACCATCGCAACCCAAAGAACATGGAAAGGTGCTACTCAAGAAACCTTGGAGTTAGCTTGGCAAGGGGTGAATATATCTTTTTCCTTGACCATGATGACCTCTGGGAAAAAAACCATGTGGAGAAACTAAGGGACGCTTTAAAGGTTGCGGATATGGTTTATAGTTTTCCGAGAACCCTTGTAAACTCGGAGGATAAAATTCTGAGAGTTTCAAGAAAAAAGATACCAAAGGACTACAAAATTTTGGTGTTTTCTGGAATGGTAGGCTATCCATCCGCTACCGCCTTCAGAAAAGAGAGCTTTTTAGGATACAAAGACCAATTTATGCTTAGAGAGGACTGGGAAATCTTCCTTAGGGCGGTGCTTAAAGGTCTAAAGGTAGAAATTTGCGATACTAACACGGTAAAGATAAGAGAGCATGGAAAAAGAAGTAGCAAAAGCATCAGGCTTTATGAAGGCACTATGGCGGTCTACAGCTTTTACAGGGATAAAATTCCAGAGGAATACTTGCCATATTTTCTTTTTCATGTGGGAGATGTGTGTATGAGGTTTGGAAACCTCAAAGAAGGCTGGAAGTTGGTGCTTTCTGCACTTTCAAAAAAGCCAGAGCTTTTGCTTTCTGGTAGAAACTTGCTTACAATTCTAAAAAGAGGCTTTAGGTTTTGGAGAAGCTATGCTTAGCCTTCGTATGAGAGCGGAGTTAAAGGGACAGCACGTATCTGGTGCGGAAAGGCTTATAAAACCTGACGCCCTTCAAAAGACTATAAAGGAACTTATCAAAAGACCCAAGGCTTATGACAAGATGGTTATAACCCTTGAGAGGGTGGAAGAGATAACCACAATTCCAAAGGCACTTACCATATACAGCCACGACTTTAAGAGCGTAGAAGAAGCCCATAACTTTGCTATAAAAAGCCTATTAAAGGAAGGCATTCCAGAGGAGATAGCCCTGAAGGCACTCAATACCCTAAAGAGGGGAGCAAACCCAAAGGGTGGCAATATGAGAGGTGCGGTGCTAATGGATATTCAAACAGGTGAACGGCTTGAGCCAGACAAGGAAAGAGGTATAAGAACCGTAAGGGTGGACTGGAAGGACAGGCAAGAGGTCAAGAGGGTCTTGAGAGAAAGAGGATTAAAAAAGCCATACCTTGAAAGACTTCTTGATGCCCTTGCCCTCGCCACAAAGAATATACATTGCGGAGTTATAGCGGAACTGTGTTGGAGCGATGACCCAGATTACATAACAGGCTATGTTGCAGGTAAAAACTTGGGATATGTGAGAATAAAACCTATGAAGGAATATGGTGTTCCTTTGGGTGGAAGGGTGTATTTTGTAAGGAGAGAAGGCATAGAAAAACTTATAGAGTGTTTGCAAAATAGGGCTGTCTTGATTGAAAACTTATAGGAATATACTGAAATTCTTATATAACACAGGCTTAAAACCTTATAAATCCTTTGAATTGCAAGTTTACTGTTATGAGGAATAAAATGTGAGAGAAAACCTTTGAAGGGAGGTAAAGGCTATGAAAAAGGCTATCGCTTTAACTGCCTTGTTAGGAATTGCAGGTCTTTCTTTTGCCACAAACGGGGATAACCTCATAGGTGTATCTCCAGCCTCAAGGGGTATGGGTGGTATAGGTGTGGGTATGCCAGTTGGACCAACGGACTCTATCTTTAGAAACCCTGCTTGGATAAGCCAGTATAAGGGTTTTAACCTAAGCTTTGGTGGAATACTCTTTATGCCTGAGGTTAAGGCAAGAGTTCAAAATCCCATGGGAGACTCTGGTTCTCAAAGGTCCAAAGCGGACATGTTTGTTGTTCCAGAGGTGGGTATAGTGCATCAGATTAACGATAAACTTACCTTTGGTATAGGTGCTTTTGGTGTCTCAGGTATGGGTGTGGACTACAGAAACAAGGACCCAATGCTCTCCAATATGCATACGAACTTTCAGTTTATGAGGGTTATCCCAGCCCTTTCCTATAAGGTAAATGATGCTGTATATGTTTCAGGTACCCTTCACTTGGCTTATGGTTCACTGGATATGGGAGCAATCATGTGTGACTTAACAGGCACCACCTGTTGGAACGCCGGAGGTGGTCAATCTCAGACCTATGGCATGGGCTTTCAGCTTGGCTTAGCCTATAACATGGGAGACTTTGTCTATGCAGGTATAACTTATCAGAGCCCTGTTTCCATGACCTACAAGAGAGTTTTTGACAGCGACGGTGATTTCATTTTTGAAGACCTAAAACTCACTCAACCTCAAGAGCTTGCCTTTGGTATAGGTGTAAAGCCTATGAATAACCTTAAGGTAGGCATGGACATAAGGTGGATAAACTGGAAGAACGCAAAGGGATACAAACACTTCCAATGGAAAGACCAGTGGGTTATAGCCCTTGGTGGTGAGTATAAGCCTACAGAAAAGCTGGCTTTGAGAGCAGGTTATAACTATGGAAAATCTCCCATAAGAGGCGGAGCTAAGAATCCTATGAACGCTAACAGGATACCCAACTTCTCTGCACCCTTTAGCGACCTTCAAATAGCCTACTTTAACCTCGTAGGCTTTCCAGCCATTACAGAACATCATATAACCCTCGGTCTTGGATATGAGTTTACAAAGACCTTTGGGATAGACCTTGCATACAAGCATGCCTTCAACAAGAAGGTAAAGGCAACAGACCCTTCAGGAGCTTTCCTCGTGGAAGCCCAGAACGCCCAAAACGCCATATCTATAGGTCTTAACTGGAAGTTCTAAACTCCTCTGTGGAGGCTCTTCTTCCCCTCCTTAAAAAGTGATTAGTCTCATACAAAATTTCCAAACTCTCTGGTAGAATTCTTTCAAAACCTTTCAAGGAGGTATCCAATGGAGTTTAGGCACGTTTTTGTCTGTGTGAACCAAAGACCACCGGGTCATCCTATGGGCTCCTGTGCGGAGAAGGGCGGAAGGGACATATACATGAAGCTCATGGAAAAACTGCAAATGGACCCAGAGCTTTTTATGAGCACTGCGGTCACGCCTACGGGCTGTCTTGGACCTTGCGGTCTTGGACCTACGGTTGTGGTCTACCCTGATGGTGTATGGTATGGAAATGTAAAACCCTCAGATGTGGATGAGATAGTCCAAAGCCATCTAAAGGGTGGTCAACCAGTAGAAAGGCTTGTGGTTTCTAAGGGCAAGCCTCCGGGTATGTTTTAAAAAACAGGGGGCTATACAGCCCCTGGCACTCCTTCCTCTTCAAACTCTATTTCCATCCTCTCTGCAGGTATTATGGTGGTTATGGCATGCTTGTAAACAAGGGTTTGCTGACGCCCATCCTCTATAAGAATGGTATAGAGGTCAAAAGACCTTATCCTTCCCTGAAGCCTTACGCCGTTAAGAAGATAGATGGTAACCTTTACCCTTCTTTTCCTTGCAGTGTTTAAAAAAGCTTCTTGAAGCTTGTAAGCCATATCTCATCTCCTCCTTTCAAGAAATTCCATGGTAGTATCATAAAGCTTTTCTGCCAAAAGAATATAATACTCGTAGTTTTCCAAATTTTCAAGAAGTTCCAAAGGAAAGACCCACACTCCAGCGTATGCACCCACAAAAGACCCCACAAGGTATCCTATGGCGTCCGTGTCTCCTCCCACCATACCGCAGGCGTTTACTCCTTCCCAAAAAGCTTGCAAAGGCTCATCCACATGCCTGAGGAAGATAAAAAGTGCAAGAGGCAAGGCTTCAAAAACATAGGTGGAGTTTCCTATAAGCTCTATGGCTTTTTCTGTGTTAGCTTCTTCTTCTAAGAGTTTTTTCACGCTGTCAAGGTATCTTTTGCTTTTGTTATATTTGAGAAAGTTTTTAAGGCTTTCAAGGAGTGCAAACCTCTCCACTGGGTTTCTTAGGTCAAAGCTCTCAAGCACAAGATAGCTAACAAGGGCAGAAACCAGGGCACTGGCATCGTATATCTCCTTGCTTCTGTGCGTAATTAGGCTTACAAGCCTGCCAGCCTCAACAGCAATATATGGATTGTAGTAGTGGAAAAGCCCAGTTATTACGCATCTGAGCACTCCCTCCACAGAGGAAGATACAAGCCCCGCATCCTCAAGACCCACTCCAGAGGATATAAGGTCTATGGCGGTAATCAATGCAGGGTCTGGATATCTGTGGCTTTCTTCTTTACTCGCCCACTCTCTGAGCTTTTCAAAAAAGTGGTAAGGGTCTAAGAATTTTTTCTCCACTATACTTTGAGCCAGTAGCACACTTATGGTGGTCTCATCAGAAGTTTTTTCTGGCTCAAGACCCACGGAAGGACTAAGAGGATGTGGCTCTACAAAGCCTTTTACCTTGCCACCATAAAACTCAAGCACATCTGCCAAAGGCACATCCTCAAGACTTTTGCCAATGGCATCACCTATAGCACCGCCAAGAATAACGCCCTTGAACTTATCAAGAATGGTATCCATTTGAAACTATAAATTATAGCTCCGATTTGACCTGTGAGAAAAACTCTCTTACCACCTCACGCCAGTCCCTTTTACCCTCTTCCACCTTGTCAAGACCCCCCTCCATCTGGCTTGTAAAGGCATAGTCTATTACCTTTGGGAAGTTTTCCTGCAAAAAGTCCACCACCTCAAAGGCTATTTCTGTAGGCTTTAAGTGTCCCTTCTCCTCTACCACATAGCCTCGCTCTTTTAGGGTTTTTACTATAACCGCATAGGTGGAAGGTCTACCTATGCCAAGCTCCTCAAGTTTTTTGACCAAAGAACCCTCTGTGTATCTTGGTGGTGGCTGGGTTTGTCTCTTTTCAAGTAATATCTTTTTGGGCTTTAGAACCTCTCCCTTTTTCAAAGGTGGTAGTTTCACGATTTCCTTTTCCTCTGGGTAAATTTTCAAATATCCATCAAAGACAAGCTCTGAACCTTTAGCTAAAAACCTCATATCTTCACCCTTCCTTTTTTCGTATATGGGCACTATGACCGCCTTCTTTTTGAGAAAGACCGCAGGGCTTGAAAGGCTTGCAAGGGTTCTCTTTAGTATAAGCATATAAAGGTCTAACTCCTTTCCCTTAAGAGGTGGGACCTTTAGTGCTGTGGGTCTTATACATTCATGAGCACCTTGAGAGAGCTCCTTTTCTTTGAACTTCCTTAGCCTACCCACATACTCCCTTCCGTAAGTTTTTTCAATGTATTTCATAAACTCCTCTGCCTTTTGTGGGTTCATCCTATAGCTGTCCGTCCTTGGATAGGTGATATAACCCTCTTCGTAGAGTTTTTGAGCCATCTTTTGCACTTGCTCCACACCAACCTTTAAAACCCCACTGGCTACTGTCTGAAGACTTGAAGTTATAAAGGGCTTTGGAGGTTCATGTTTTTCTTCTTTCTCTTCATAGCTTAGGACCTCAAAAAGGGCGGATTTTAACTTTTCAAGGTAGGGCTTGGCATTTTCTGGCTTTTCAAACCTATAGTCCCAAAGGGCGGAAAACTCCACACCATCCTTTTCAAAGACCACCTTTATGTAGTAGTATTCCTTTTTTCTAAAAGCCATTATCTCCCTTTCCCTTTCCACTATAAGCCTTAGGGCAGGAGATTGAACCCTTCCCACCGAGAGGGTATTTCTGCTGAGGGCTCTCCACAGATAGGGAGAGAGCTTATAACCTATGAGCCTGTCAAGCACCCTTCTGGCAAACTGTGCCTTTACAAGGTTTTGGTTTATAGTGGTAGGCTTTTGTATGGCGGACCTTATACCTTGAGGAGTAACCTCATAGAAAACTACTCTACTTATGGGCTTTTTAAGGCTTTCAAGCTCCTTATAGATAAAGTAGGCTATGGCTTCTCCTTCTCTGTCTGGGTCTGTGCCTATGTATATGGACTCTGCCTTGCGAGCCAGAGCCTTTAACTTCTCCATAAGTGCTCTTTTACCCCTTACCCATACAAAGGTTGGCTTTAAAGTCTCCTCATCTACACCAAGCCTGTCCTCTGGCAGGTCCTTTATATGACCCAGAGTGGCTCTAACTATCCAACCTTCCCCTAAATACTTGGCTATGGTTTTTGCCTTTGTAGGGCTCTCCACTATAAAGAGCTTCATGAGATGTTATAATATAAAAAGCAAAGCACAAAGGAGGTAGTCATGAAAATAACTTTGAGCGTAATAAAGGCAGACATAGGGGGTTATGTGGGGCACTCTTCCGCACATCCTGAGGTGGTGGAAAAGGTAAAAGAAATAGGATTGAAGGAAGTAGAAAAAGGAAACCTTATTGACTGTCAAGTGCTTGTTTGTGGCGATGATATTGCTCTTGTGATGACCCACCAGCATGGGGTGGATAGTGAGCTTGTGCATGGTATAGCTTGGAAAGCCTTTGAAGAAGGAACACAGGTAGCCAAAAGGCTCAAGCTCTACGGTGCGGGTCAAGACCTACTTTCTGATACCTTTTCTGGCAATGTGAAGGGTATGGGTCCTGGTGTGGCGGAGATGGAGTTTGAAGAAAGACCCTCTGAACCTGTAGTGGTCTTCTTTGCGGACAAGACTGCACCCAGTGCATGGAACTTGCCTCTTTATGAGATGTTTGCTGACCCTATGGTCTGTGCAGGTCTTGTTATAGACCCCAAAATGCATGATGGTTTTACCTTTGAGGTGCTTGATACCTTTACAGGCAAGGCGGTAAAGCTCTCTACACCAGCGGAGCTGTATGACCTTCTTGCACTTATCGGAACTGTGGAACGCTATGCGGTAAAAAGCGTTTGGAGAAACTCTGACGGAGAAATAGCTGCTGTCGCATCCACTCAAAGGCTTTCCTTAATTGCAGGCAAGTATGTGGGCAAAGATGACCCTGTTATGATAGTGAGGTCTCAATCCGGTTTTCCTGCCATAGGTGAAATACTTGAGCCTTTTGCAAGACCTTGGATAGTGGAGGGTTGGATGAGAGGCTCTCACAACGGACCT encodes:
- a CDS encoding glycosyltransferase family 2 protein, with translation MVSVVIPVYNGEQYIAQAIQSVLEQSLKVDEIIVIDDASTDRTEQVVKSEFSRWVHYHRNPKNMERCYSRNLGVSLARGEYIFFLDHDDLWEKNHVEKLRDALKVADMVYSFPRTLVNSEDKILRVSRKKIPKDYKILVFSGMVGYPSATAFRKESFLGYKDQFMLREDWEIFLRAVLKGLKVEICDTNTVKIREHGKRSSKSIRLYEGTMAVYSFYRDKIPEEYLPYFLFHVGDVCMRFGNLKEGWKLVLSALSKKPELLLSGRNLLTILKRGFRFWRSYA
- the hfq gene encoding RNA chaperone Hfq — protein: MAYKLQEAFLNTARKRRVKVTIYLLNGVRLQGRIRSFDLYTILIEDGRQQTLVYKHAITTIIPAERMEIEFEEEGVPGAV
- a CDS encoding ferredoxin; protein product: MEFRHVFVCVNQRPPGHPMGSCAEKGGRDIYMKLMEKLQMDPELFMSTAVTPTGCLGPCGLGPTVVVYPDGVWYGNVKPSDVDEIVQSHLKGGQPVERLVVSKGKPPGMF
- the fbp gene encoding fructose-1,6-bisphosphate aldolase/phosphatase, which codes for MKITLSVIKADIGGYVGHSSAHPEVVEKVKEIGLKEVEKGNLIDCQVLVCGDDIALVMTHQHGVDSELVHGIAWKAFEEGTQVAKRLKLYGAGQDLLSDTFSGNVKGMGPGVAEMEFEERPSEPVVVFFADKTAPSAWNLPLYEMFADPMVCAGLVIDPKMHDGFTFEVLDTFTGKAVKLSTPAELYDLLALIGTVERYAVKSVWRNSDGEIAAVASTQRLSLIAGKYVGKDDPVMIVRSQSGFPAIGEILEPFARPWIVEGWMRGSHNGPLMPVSFRHATPSRFDGPPRVIAAGYQIANGKLIGPRDLFDDPAFDKAREQAQIIADILRRQGIFEPHRLPSEEMEYTTLPKILKKLEERFYDLEEGKKAPTGEEHHTETD
- a CDS encoding outer membrane protein transport protein, yielding MKKAIALTALLGIAGLSFATNGDNLIGVSPASRGMGGIGVGMPVGPTDSIFRNPAWISQYKGFNLSFGGILFMPEVKARVQNPMGDSGSQRSKADMFVVPEVGIVHQINDKLTFGIGAFGVSGMGVDYRNKDPMLSNMHTNFQFMRVIPALSYKVNDAVYVSGTLHLAYGSLDMGAIMCDLTGTTCWNAGGGQSQTYGMGFQLGLAYNMGDFVYAGITYQSPVSMTYKRVFDSDGDFIFEDLKLTQPQELAFGIGVKPMNNLKVGMDIRWINWKNAKGYKHFQWKDQWVIALGGEYKPTEKLALRAGYNYGKSPIRGGAKNPMNANRIPNFSAPFSDLQIAYFNLVGFPAITEHHITLGLGYEFTKTFGIDLAYKHAFNKKVKATDPSGAFLVEAQNAQNAISIGLNWKF
- a CDS encoding ADP-ribosylglycohydrolase family protein; this translates as MDTILDKFKGVILGGAIGDAIGKSLEDVPLADVLEFYGGKVKGFVEPHPLSPSVGLEPEKTSDETTISVLLAQSIVEKKFLDPYHFFEKLREWASKEESHRYPDPALITAIDLISSGVGLEDAGLVSSSVEGVLRCVITGLFHYYNPYIAVEAGRLVSLITHRSKEIYDASALVSALVSYLVLESFDLRNPVERFALLESLKNFLKYNKSKRYLDSVKKLLEEEANTEKAIELIGNSTYVFEALPLALFIFLRHVDEPLQAFWEGVNACGMVGGDTDAIGYLVGSFVGAYAGVWVFPLELLENLENYEYYILLAEKLYDTTMEFLERRR
- the topA gene encoding type I DNA topoisomerase, encoding MKLFIVESPTKAKTIAKYLGEGWIVRATLGHIKDLPEDRLGVDEETLKPTFVWVRGKRALMEKLKALARKAESIYIGTDPDREGEAIAYFIYKELESLKKPISRVVFYEVTPQGIRSAIQKPTTINQNLVKAQFARRVLDRLIGYKLSPYLWRALSRNTLSVGRVQSPALRLIVEREREIMAFRKKEYYYIKVVFEKDGVEFSALWDYRFEKPENAKPYLEKLKSALFEVLSYEEKEEKHEPPKPFITSSLQTVASGVLKVGVEQVQKMAQKLYEEGYITYPRTDSYRMNPQKAEEFMKYIEKTYGREYVGRLRKFKEKELSQGAHECIRPTALKVPPLKGKELDLYMLILKRTLASLSSPAVFLKKKAVIVPIYEKRKGEDMRFLAKGSELVFDGYLKIYPEEKEIVKLPPLKKGEVLKPKKILLEKRQTQPPPRYTEGSLVKKLEELGIGRPSTYAVIVKTLKERGYVVEEKGHLKPTEIAFEVVDFLQENFPKVIDYAFTSQMEGGLDKVEEGKRDWREVVREFFSQVKSEL
- a CDS encoding 7-carboxy-7-deazaguanine synthase QueE, with product MLRSEVRKASISVNEIYPSIQGEGLLVGTPSLFIRLQGCNLRCPWCDQPSALAFRETSIDLKDLMKEVEKYPHKHVVITGGEPFTEESLPLLVEELIRRDKSIQIETNCTLWQDAMEELASQIHITCSPKAVAGWFVHPKIRQYAKELKFVVDQELSLDVLLNFSDFLQREVVVLQPEGNKKVFLQKALEIQLRLLEMGYQVRVIPQVHKFLGLK
- a CDS encoding glycosyltransferase family 2 protein, with translation MLSVLICTKNEEKNIERAIKSVQGLADEVIVVDSGSTDRTVEIAKELGAKVFFREWKGYPDQLNYGIGLCSGDWVFVLDADEEVSKELRESIGQVIKNPKHDIYMVSRRTYYLGDFLKHAWYPEWRIRLFRKGKVRFEGLLHERAIFSGSVGRLKGDLYHYSYKSLKDQYLKTVHYAYTMAEIMKSEGKRFRLYKLIFNPLWHFIKVYFVQLGFLDGLRGFMVALSAFFYTFLKYKFLYELELKEKVSKLW
- a CDS encoding 6-carboxyhexanoate--CoA ligase; translation: MLSLRMRAELKGQHVSGAERLIKPDALQKTIKELIKRPKAYDKMVITLERVEEITTIPKALTIYSHDFKSVEEAHNFAIKSLLKEGIPEEIALKALNTLKRGANPKGGNMRGAVLMDIQTGERLEPDKERGIRTVRVDWKDRQEVKRVLRERGLKKPYLERLLDALALATKNIHCGVIAELCWSDDPDYITGYVAGKNLGYVRIKPMKEYGVPLGGRVYFVRREGIEKLIECLQNRAVLIENL
- the infB gene encoding translation initiation factor IF-2, with the translated sequence MGKLRVQDVAKELGVSVKEVREVLKEWGIDKGNFAYLDEEELQIVYDHFSVPKEKPVGNGGKVVEKEEAVVASESIKEEKQKEEKAEPKGEEKRYKDRGQRDRRPHEKAKLSTREASPPKREKLEDREKPKRTEERKHFPARVPAPPPMPSIREQRIEERSQKTQPKEKLNKDEEQMLKKLQQPVKKERKEEKEEEIKIVQIPEVVTVRELAELLKTPPNQIMAELLKRGVLATINQTVPSEVALQVAEALGFLAEIKSEEIKEEEEIEVSEEGGEPRPPVVVVMGHVDHGKTTLLDTIRKTRVAEREKGGITQHIGASVVEMPDGRKITFLDTPGHEAFTSLRARGAQVTDIAVLVVAADDGVMPQTVEAINHAKAFNVPIIVAVNKIDKPEADPQRVRRELAELGLIPEEWGGDTVFVDVSAKTGQNVDTLLEYILLVAELLELKANPNKPARGTIIESKLDKQRGVVATVLVQEGTLRVGDIFVAGTTYGRVRAMFDDKGRRVKEAGPSMPVEVLGFEELPMAGDQLKVVEDERKAKQIAEQRRIRKEQMEKVAKGLMLEDVFKKIQGGELTELKLIVKADTIGSLEALKKSLTELSTPEVAVKIIHGGVGGITENDVMLAKASGAIIIGFNTRPDLKAKETAESEKVEIRLYGIIYEVIEDVKKALKGMLKPVEREVVHGTAEVRATFKIKGVGTVAGCYVLDGKIIRNARARLVRNGVVVFDGKIESLKRYKEDVQEVAKGFECGIKLKDYNDVKVGDIIECYEVKLEKPQ